The Theobroma cacao cultivar B97-61/B2 chromosome 1, Criollo_cocoa_genome_V2, whole genome shotgun sequence genome contains the following window.
CTTCATTACGACCTTCCTTTTTCCTCTGAAGGAAATTTTGTCATGTAATAAGTATTCTGGCAGCCTAATAAGATCTGCATGTGTGCAGAGACATGCGTAACAACAGAGTTGCTCTTTTTGATGGCATTGAGGAAGGTGGAATAAGGGCCTCATCTTCTTACTCACATGAAATTGACGAGCATGATAATGAAAGAGCAGTGGAAGGATTGCAAGATAGGGTCAATCTGCTGAAGAGAGTAAGTCTGACCTTGGCTGCAGAACTGAACCCTATCTATCTCATGCCGTTATTAATTTGCATTGTTTGGGCTGCATCAGGATTCAGTATAGAGCCACTTAATGAATAAGAGCTTCTTGGTGTTTTAGCCTTTTTCTGTTAAGTGTTAGCTTCTTAGTATTCAGTATAGAGATTCttctatattttattaattcctatTCTTTCCCCATTTCTTCACggaatatatatatctatataacTTCTTGTTTCTGTGAACATAAATATAATGCAAGCATATTCTGATGCATGTCACTTCAACAGCTGTCCGGTGATATACATGAGGAGGTGGAGAGTCACAATCGAATGCTGGATCGAATGGTATGTATGCAGCAGcaataaaactttcttcttctggatgatattgtttttGCTGCTGCTGATGTTAGTATATGGTCACATGGTTTTCATTTAGGGAAATGATATGGACGCATCAAGGGGAATACTCTCAGGAACCATGGACAAGTTTAAGATGGTATGTGAACTAGAtaacctttgtgctctttgtGACTTTATGGAACTTCTCTTACTTGCAGCTTTCATATCTTCCTGACTTGGGTCTGCGGATTTGTGTCTGTGTCTGGTGCATCGACTGTTTCATGTATAACAATGAATTTGATCTGCCTCAGGTATTTGAGACCAAATCAAGCAGGAGAATGTTTACACTTGTGGCATCTTTTGTggttatttttcttgtcatatACTATCTTACTCGGTAATTGGTCCATGGTGTATTTGATAAGTTGCAAGCTTTATATGAGAATTTGCAAGACCTTTTTATGCATGGCTACTGTAAACAATGTGCTTCGTACATGTAAGATATTCTGACATGTTTGTATAAAGATGTTTGGTATATCAAACAGGCCTTGAAGGCATGAACTTGTTAGCAGTTAATGTGCCTTTTGCATAATCTTTCTTCTATTCCTCTCCCAAGTTGCAACTCAAATGGAGCCAATGGCTGGCTACTAAATCCAGCTCGGTTAATCGTTGGTTTAGTTACAGTTTTCCTTACAATTTGTTGTGTTTGATTTTTACAGTGTGGTGGGAAGAAGCAGGAGCCAGGAGGggatattttgttatttagtaGCAGTAATTTGTTTGGAGAGATGATAGAGAAAGtattggttggtgcatgatTCCTGTTTAGAAGTGCTGGGTTCAAATCCTTCTTcttccaattaaaaaaaaaaaaaatgaaaaaaatggaggaaaatgGAAGATGACATTATTGGGGGAAAAGACAATTGAACAGTAAATGCGGTTGGGGTTGGGTTGTGTGtcgtttcttttctttgtggTAGTAATGATAGACATAATTGGGTAAAGAAAATAGAGCATGGGTAAATGACGAGTAaatgtttttccttccaaCAAGTAAAGCGAATGGTTCTTCCTTTCCTCATTTAACCTTCAGCCACTGCCAAATTCTTGTCGTAAGTTGTTGCCCTGTTGACACGTCCGAAAGATAATAAAAGAGAAGCAAGTTTTCCTCGTTTTGTGCCTTCATCTACTCATGTTCTGTTTGAGCTTCAAGGTCCGAAAAGCATGCATCAAACAATCACACTTGGCATTGAGTATTTGTCTTCTGGTTTAGACCAGAATGACATCACGCGGATCTGAGACCTTTAATTACGGCCGTTAACTTGGGTTGATTAAACCTTTCACTTTTCATGAAAAGAGAGGATcagttttcaattttcaaattgcCGTCCCAACAAATCCGCAGGGATTATCGCCTGTGTTTTCCACGTCATTCATTGGGCTTTTGATATGCACCATAGAGTTTGGACTACTATAAGAAAATCCCTCCAAGGCCAAAATGAACGTGCACCAGCCGGGAATCGAACCCGGGTCTGTACCGTGGCAGGGTACTATTCTACCACTAGACCACTGGTGCTTGTTGCAATGTGATATCAAACACCACTTTTGTAATAATTTGAGTCCAAGCACAATCATCTAATAGTTTTTCAGGCTTAAACCACATGtttcttaaaaacttaaattcaaatcattAATAGATATTGACTTAAACCTTTATATTGATTTCAACAatcatatacatatttgatatGGGATGAAAGTATCATAACCCTTTATTGATGACCTACCATAGATAAAGTTGctaaatatttggtttttcttcctttctaaCAGCTCTTCCTTTTCTCCCCTACCCAAGTCCCTAATATTTCAAGTCAATAAAATCATGTGTAAGATCCTTACCTTTAACAGAAGCTAAAAAAACTCACCTTATCTGCTTTGCCCTTTCTCTATGATCCTATAGTTCTAGCTTTGAGAATGCCTTTATAGTTCCTTGACTAAATgttcaatttggagtcaaaacTTTTGAGTTTTGCCAATTTAGGGTCAAAcgtttcaattataataatcaagGGTAAAATACTTTTGGTACCATACAGTTAAGGGTTAAAGTGAGAGGTGTCTTACGAGTGTAAAACACGCACATGACGTGGACATTGACTTGGAAAGGTAAGATGTGAAAGGATAGTTTTgtcaaaatatcttttttgTCAACTCAAAACGATTCAAGTTATAACGTGGTGTgtaacaactttttcatcatGACGTTTAACGattaaatttttcaatatgatatataacaactaaatcttcaacatgacgtgtaacaactaaaattttaacatggcatgtaacaactacatttttcaatataacatgtaataactaaattttcaatatagtgtgtaacaactaaattttttaatatagtatataacaactaaattttcaacataacgTGTAACAATTACATTTTCAACGTGATTTTTTGTCGCATGTGATACACACTTCCTTTACCTATTAACTTAGCCCTTAATTGTAAGGAATCAAAAACGTTTGACCCTTAATTGTTACAATTAAAACCTTTGACCCTGAATTGAAAAAGTGTCCAAACATTTAGCCTGAATTTGAGCATTTACCCAAATTCCTTCCATGCTATCTTGAAACACCAAGCATAGCCTCCGACCCACTTCCTATGTATATCTTCATCCAATATGACCTTTCCCTTACTTCCTAACTATTTCTTAGCTCTCCTACAAGACTTCCATAATTTCTTGTCATGCCCCAAACTCAAAGATTTAGGATATAATAGATGTCACATCCTCATGAGATGAATCCTATAAGCATGTAAGACAACAAAAATCATACTAAACCGAATATAATATCTTCAAAAATCTCTTCAAAATTTACACTTTAAAAAACCTAAAGTCTccaaatgtaataaaaatataattctcCAAAAATGCCAAATTTTATCTACTCATTACACTTCTTCAATAACTAAAACCAAGTGCTCACATCAAAGCTAATATAAGATATAAATAAATGGGCAAATGCTAGCCAAAGCTCTCATCAAACAAGTCTAGTTCCCTAAAgatggaaaaaattttaaaatttgtaaaaatgatgaaaattaaaagaatgtGTATAACCACTCAGCAAGTAACCTACATCCCttcaattgaattaattatgCTTAATATTTAGGCCAAAATTATCAACAATCATGTAGatgtcaaaataaaatttgggTAACCTCATccataaacatattttctcCAAAATCATATTTTCAGATAACAGAACtgatataaattttgaaattttcaaataacagaacaaaatataatttcaCAATTAATGGTCTCTTGTAACATGGTATGACCACATTTAACCTTTGTGGCATAAGTCagaatcaaaacaaaaattacaattaaCTTGAGTGGCATAAGTCAGAAGCATATAAGAAATAACCCTTAGCTGCACTGAACAGATATAATAAAAACCACTATCTGTAATCGGTGGTACAATTTGAAATCAATCTCATATCACAAAGTACGTGTTGACTTGGCCAACATTTAAACTCTATTGACAATGTCAGAGCATAATCATATTAGGagacaaaataaaacatatttttagattACTCAAATTCACAAAACATTAATATCCACTTTCATAAAGCACATCTCGTGTACATCAAATTTTGAGTATGTATTCACAAATATagccatatatgtatatattagacaaaattatattcaaatttcaaaataaaaaatcacgATTCATGAAATTCACATTCTAAAGCTATCATAAGGAaatcatatacatacattttGCAGGTACAACCCAATGTAATAAATGAAGGGacaaaatatgatatatgttATATGAACGCAATTCACATTAATGATGATTTTTTAAGGAATGAAAACATTAAATGGATATCAAGTCACTTATCTAATttactaaaacaaaaaaacaaatgacaaataatcaaaattctcTTGAAGCCTATTAATTCAATATACTCAGAATTAAAAACCAACACTACTAATTTATCAAAACAAACCATGACCCCCTACTAGTCATTCTAAGGCATTTTGAATGTAACAACCTCTTTCGCTAACCAAAaactaattttgaaatatttttgaaaatttagattgattttgattttgattaataatttataaaatacataaaaacaTTCAAAACTTAGAAACTCATAGGTTAAAGTGCAAAACCAGTAACAAAGATGggatttgatgaaaatatttcaaatactaATTAAAACTAACCTCTTGAAGATTGTTAACTTATTTTTCGAAATGTATcaatttaaagataatttgtcaaacaaatatttattcatgcaaaaattcactaaaattcaaataactCAAATTTCTGAAGTTTCTATTGAAATAGGTCAAATATTGatcaaaaatatctttcaaaataattaaaaatgaattttcataaattctgcaattttaaatttttatgatcatTTGGCCAACTTTATGCACTTATAACTTACAATCTAGGTTGAAAACAGAGGCATAATCAGTACCAAATTTAACCTTACGTATCATACTTTAATAACCAAATTTATTTCAGAAACAAAGATGGTTTGAAACACAACTTTCAAAGgccaaaaattacaaaatcttTATTGAAATatccaaaatttcttaatttcagTTTCAACTAAGTAATTTTGAGCCTTCGATTCTCTTAACACAAAAATCCCCTAATTGAaccattgaaaaaaaaatgaagaacacATTTCGTACTACAAGAACCCGTAAAGAATCGATTCAAAATGTTACCGGAATGTGGAGTTTTGGTGAAAGTTAAGTCTTTAAAATTGTCAGAAATGAGTTtacattcaatttcaaatattCTTCTCCTAATCACTAAATCAAATGGGTGCTACAAAAACTATTAGAAATATCTTTTCAATACCTTTCCATTTGGTTCCCATCATGTTTccagaaattttattttaaacggaaattgaaaaaatataaaataaatttagagaTTTTGTGCCAAACtatgcaaaatataaaattttcatgagtttAAAGCTAATCATACCTTAACCAGTTTTTTCTTGAACAGATTTACCTTCTTttgcctttcttcttcttctatagGTCATAACTCACTTGCGTTTAtgattgtttaaataaatcaaacataaaaaattataactacTCCTATTTGTCAAAAaagtcttttcttttattctatcATCACAAATAGACTACAAAGGTTATAATTACAATTATAACAAGATTGACTCAAAGAAAGGTGAATATTACATTTCTCTTCtcaattttcttcttgttcCTCTGACCTTTGTCCCATTTTGGCATCTTTGGTGCATTTCATTATCCTTCTTAATGTGACACATTCATAGCGTCCACTCTCTATCTCAGCCTCACTTCCCTGCTCATTGCCCAACTCCACATTATTTTCCACCCCAGCACCTGGGACACCGTTCCTCCGCTGGCCATCTGTCGCCTTACACAAGCTTCTTAAAATgatcataaaattaattagCTATACTATTTAGAAGAGATATTCATTTACATGAATAAAGAGTGTGTCTATATACATATAACCTTTAATCTACGCAAGACTTGGGCGTAGGGATTTCCTTGTAGAATTTTCAGCAGCATCTTCTCAATTTGTGCACTtaaatttgcattccataactgtataattgaaaataacaTGGATTATTTTCTTCACATCATGGTATACGTATAGACACCTTGTCTTGAGGATGCAACATCCTTATCTAACCTAACTCCAAATTATGCGAATGACAACATACTCTTTCTATGCTGTAATGTGGTTTGAAATACATTCACTAGCTTTTGCAGTTTGAAAAGAACAAAAGTGGTAGCTAGCTTTAATGTATTTCCTTCTATTGAAACGCAATGGTTCCTTCTAGTTAAGCACCGCTTGTGTAAGTTTTACGTGCACTGGACCTTCCAAGAAATTTCTATTTGCTAATTCTTGTCATACTTTATCCAAAGTTTTAGTCCCACATGTCTAATTAAATTCCCAATTTAACAagataaacaaacaaaatcgGTTTGATAGCCAGCTAGAGCTAGGGAAGAATTTGATCAAGTCTGCTGCATGCTCCAGAAATTAACTTGAATGTAACCATAAGCCGGCACCAGGCTGAAAATTTCAAGCCAAAGCCAGGCTTTGACAAATGTTGTTCAGTTGTATACTGCCGGGCTTAATTAGTCATAAGAGCTTGTTCCTACGCTTTTGCAATTGCTCCTAAAGATATACTTCTTCCACGAGCTGAGACCATCTTACTCTTTCCATATCTAAACATAATTAGCATATGTTACCGAACGCTTCCCTTTTCGGTTACTAATTACATGTTATGGAAGTAAATATTTTAGCCTTTAGGTGCTGCCCAACCTTTTGCCATTGTTTTCCTGTTTCTGGAAATCATTTAGTACTTGCAggaaaacattttgttttactCAAGCTGCTGATTTTATGTCAGTCCTTCAATTTGTGCTCTTAgacgtttttcttttttaaacaaaGGTCAAAGGAATTAAGGGTTTGAACCTTGAACTTGAACTTAAACTATCTGTTCATTCGAAAGATAACAACCAATTAATAGATGATCGAGTTTGGATTGTTAGCATTGTATATACATTGATATAAGTGACGATGTGACATCAAACTCTAATAGACAAAAGAATCATACAAGATATTTTGcactaaaattttgatattttgattagaAATGCAAATTTACTCCGCTCATGTCCATGTACTGTATTATACCTGTGTAAATTTACTCTGCAGTTTGTGCTGCTAATCTATACTATGTATGGGACCTGCCAAAGGGTAAAAATGGATGCATATATAGAACTTTTGCAAAGATTCTCATTGGGGCTCAAAAATGTAGCATATAAACTTGTTCAAAAACAACAATTCTACCACTAGCCTCTGGAAACTTGATCCCCACTGTTCACTGAGATCCATTAAGGCGCCATATATATGCAAACCAAATCGGCTTAatttaagggttttttttttttccaactttatatcatgcatatacagtATATGCACTGATGATAAAGTTGCCTTTAAAGATGGAAATGACTTGCAGCTGTCAGCTTATGGTGTTGTTCTATCACACTTAAATTCAAGAATCATATCAAGCTTTTGGTAACTTCACAGCGCAAATAGTACTAATGCAAACAGA
Protein-coding sequences here:
- the LOC18613189 gene encoding bet1-like SNARE 1-1 isoform X1, which codes for MNPRRDMRNNRVALFDGIEEGGIRASSSYSHEIDEHDNERAVEGLQDRVNLLKRLSGDIHEEVESHNRMLDRMGNDMDASRGILSGTMDKFKMVFETKSSRRMFTLVASFVVIFLVIYYLTR
- the LOC18613189 gene encoding bet1-like SNARE 1-1 isoform X2; this encodes MRNNRVALFDGIEEGGIRASSSYSHEIDEHDNERAVEGLQDRVNLLKRLSGDIHEEVESHNRMLDRMGNDMDASRGILSGTMDKFKMVFETKSSRRMFTLVASFVVIFLVIYYLTR